One window of the Equus caballus isolate H_3958 breed thoroughbred chromosome 2, TB-T2T, whole genome shotgun sequence genome contains the following:
- the MAGOH gene encoding protein mago nashi homolog — protein sequence MESDFYLRYYVGHKGKFGHEFLEFEFRPDGKLRYANNSNYKNDVMIRKEAYVHKSVMEELKRIIDDSEITKEDDALWPPPDRVGRQELEIVIGDEHISFTTSKIGSLIDVNQSKDPEGLRVFYYLVQDLKCLVFSLIGLHFKIKPI from the exons ATGGAGAGTGACTTTTATCTGCGTTACTACGTAGGTCACAAGGGCAAGTTCGGCCACGAGTTTCTGGAGTTTGAATTCCGACCCGACG GGAAATTGAGATATGCCAACAACAGCAATTACAAAAATGATGTCATGATCAGAAAAGAG GCTTACGTACATAAAAGTGTGATGGAGGAACTGAAGAGAATCATTGATGACAGTGAAATTACCAAAGAGGATGATGCTTTGTGGCCTCCTCCTGACAGAGTGGGCCGGCAG gaGCTTGAAATTGTCATTGGAGATGAACACATTTCTTTCACAACATCAAAAATCGGTTCCCTTATTGATGTCAATCAATCCAA GGATCCAGAAGGCTTACGAGTATTTTATTATCTTGTCCAGGACCTGAAGTGTTTGGTCTTCAGTCTTATTGGATTACACTTCAAGATTAAGCCAATCTAG